GGCAAATTGGGTCGAGATTAAGGCGCACGAAAAATTTAACCGCAGGCATATGATCGATATTCCGAGGATTAAATTTTTCGTGCAACGCCGATATCGGGCCAATTGGTCATTTGTGGACGGGCACTCGTTAAACCCGGCCCGGGTGGCACAGGTGGCCGATGCCACACGCCAAGCGGTCAAGTGCCAGTAAAATGCACGGCGGACGGCCCAGAAACTCCCCCGGCCTGCGCCGGGGCTGCCTCAAGGTTGATCCGGATGGGGCCGATAGTATCCTTCGAAGGGATTCAGTGCTTGATGGCGGTTTTGGGTTGCTGTATAACATACTTAAAATTTTACAAAATGTTCGATGTGCAGGCGTTTTTCATTTTGGCCTGTTGGAAAATCGTATGACTGACATCCGGAATATCCTTTTGACATGCACTTTCTTGCTGAACCTGTTTATGTGGCCGGTCTGGTCCGGCGCAGACGAGCTTCCCGTCGCCGGGTCGCCCGCTCCGACCGCCCTTGACGCCGCACCGTCGCCAGCCCGGCTCGGACAAAGCTGGGAGGGGCATCTTTCCCATCAAAAGGAAGCCTTCATCGAGGTGGTGACAGACCCGGCCGATTGGCGCTTGCTATGGCGGCGCGCCTTCGACGCACCGGCGCCGGAGCTGGATTTCCAGCAGCATGTGGTGGCCTGCGTTTTTCTCGGCCACTCGGCGCCCTGGCTGTTTTCCATCGCCTTCGGGGAGCCCCTGGTACGTGGCGATCGGGTGGTCATTCCCTATGGGTTGAGCGATCTCATCCTGGAATTGAGCGGGCCGTTCAAGGCGGGCGGGCAATACCGGATGAAGGTCTTCGAACGCAAGTCCGGGTATGCTTACGGGCTGGAAGAGACGCTCTACAACGACATGTGAACAGGGGGCCGCGAGGCGGCGGGCGAGGAGGTACGTGATGGCCAAGGCAGGTCGAGCGCCGCGAAAAGGCGCAACTCAAAAGAGCCTGATCATCCTGGCGGTACTTTTTCTGTTGATCGGCGGAGCTGTCATGGATCCCATGGCCGGTATCGCCTGTTTCGCCCTGGCGGGGGTCGCCTCCCTCATCGCGGTTTTTTCCGGCTCGGGATGGCCACGGCTTGTGGCGGTGGCCCTGTTGATCGCTGCCGCGGCGCTGGCGGTTTCCAATGTCTCGCCCGCCCGCCAGCACCATCAGAATTACAGATCGAGCGTGGGAGCGACCAGCGTCGAATGATGCTCGCCACCATAACGGATCATAAACATAATGTGTGAGACCAACAGCGAGGAGTTGAACATGAAAATCGACGTGTGCAATGCACTTGGGAGATATTCGGAGAAGAAAAGAGATTCCGAGCGTTGGCGGGTGGTTTTGACGCTCTTTTTCTGGATCGTCGCAATCATCGCGATCCATCCCCAGCCCGGCATGGCGGGAGAGCGTTACAGAGGCCTGCGTGTGGCGGACCAGGAGGGCCGTTACTACATCGATGACACCCAACATGTCGCGTTCGTCATGGAAGATGATGCGGTGACGGATTTAAGAATCCACATGGATGGGGTCAACAAGGATGTGTCGTTTTCAACCTGTGCTCCGCTGCAGGCGGACGGCAGCAACTTCACGCGATGGTTTGCCGTCGAATGCCGTAAAATGACCGCCTATGACCAGGGGCAGTTTTCCTATGACTATTTTCTGGCCGGCGCCTATGCCGGGATATCGCCCGTCATCACGCCTGCATATTCCATGTATCAGCAGATCAAGGCGGTTTCGGATCAGATCGGAAGGGAAGTCCCGGCGAGAACTTTCGTTATCTATGCCAATAAGAAGCCCGTCTATGAATTCTTCTGTTACGCTGACACCGCAACCCCACAAATTACACAGGCCGATACGCCGCCTCTCGCCGTCATCTCCGAGGGTTCGCCGAAAATGAGGAAGGAAGACAAGCTGCAGGTGGATCACAGCATGCCCATGAATCTGTCCTACCTCATCGATTCAAGACAATTTTATTCGAATCAGATCATGCTCGTCTATGGATTCCGGCCGGAGAACGACAAGGCCGGGAGCGCCGCCACCGTATGGGGGAAGAAGACCAGCGACCAGGATTGGCTGCTGGAGCGGGAGTCGGCGGCGGTTTGGGTGACGGGCGTCGATGGTCCCCAGCATCATGAGGAGATCATTCTACGGACACGAATGGAAGAGAAAGACGGCACCGTCATGTTGCGCGGTTACCAGGTGATCCAGGTCGGACCGGTGCAGGGACCCGGCGTTACGTTAAAAACGGGTGAGTATCTCTATTACGATCTGCCCGGCTCCCGGAGCAACAGCTGCCCCATCGACCTGATCGGCGACGCCGTCGAAGCCGTCTTCTACGATGCCCACAGCGGCGTGATTCTCGAAGCCGTCCAACCGGGTACCGCCAAGCTGAAGGTATTTACCCACTGGTGGCAGGACCCCCAGCCCAAATTTCTCCGGGAGTACGAGATTGTCATTCATTAAAGGGAGCGGTCACGGTCGGAAATCCACATATCGCCATGACAACGGACCGCGTAAGTTCACCATGAAATCCGGCCCGTTTGACGTGGAAATGATACCAACTGGGCGAAGGAGTTGTAGATGACGCAAAAAGTCGAGATCGTTCCCGGAAAACTGACGGCCCGCGGCGCGGCCATCGGCACTTGGGTAGTTTCCCTTTTGATGCTATTCGGCCTGGTGATGGCCGTGGTGGTGCTGATGGAGACCTCCTTCTCCTCAGAGCCGGGCCTGGCGATTCTGATGTGCCTCTTCTGGCTGGTCTGGATGGGCGCCTGCATCGGTATCATCGTCCAATTCCGACGGGTGGTGAGGGCGTCGCGGCAGAGCGGTACGGACACCCTCGCGGAACTGCGATTCGACCCTCCGGACGCTTCCGGCGGCGCTCCCGGTGATCTTGCGCCGGGCGCCGACATCGAGGCGCGGTTGCGCCATCTGGACAAACTGCGCCACAGCCGGCTGATCGACGAGGAGGAGTACATCGCCCAGCGGGCCCGTATTCTTCAGGAGCTCTGATCTTACGGACGGCCGCCGATCATTCGTAGATCTTCTCCCCTTCGGCAAAGGCTTCGGCCGCATCGTTTTCATAATCCCGTTCCGCTTTCTTCGCCTTGCTGGCCAGGTACTCCTTGTACCACTCGTGGGCGATGATCATGCTCATCACCTCGTTGGAGCCGGTCCAGATGGAGGCCAGGCGAAGGTCGCGGGCGATGCGTTCCACCGGAAACACGTTGGTGTAGCCGATGCCGCCCATCACCTGCATGGCGTTGTGGGCCACCTTCTGGCACGATTCGGTGACGAACTTCTTGGCCTGGCTGACCATGCGGCGGGTCTCCCTGGCCGGGACGCCCGAGTCGACCATGCGGGCGGTGGTGTAGATCATGCTGCGGGCGGCATCCAGGAGCATGGCCGCCTCGGCCACCTGGAAGCTGACACCCTGGAACTGGGCGATGGGCTGGCCGAAGGCCTTTCGCCGTGTGGTGTAGCCCGTGGCCACGGTCAGGGCTGGTCGGGCCGCGCCGATGGTCATGGCCGCGGTGCCCAGGCGCTCGGGGATCATCATGGTGTTGAAGACCGCGTAGCCGCCGTTGAGCCGGCCCACGATGTTCTCCTTGGGGACCCGGACATCCTTGAAGACCACCCGCCCGGCGCCGCCGCCGCGGCTGCCCATGAGGCCGTAGATATAGTCCACCCGCACCCCGGGGCCGCGGTCCACGATGAAGCAGGTGAGGGCCTTGTGTGGTTCGGCGGCCGGATCGGTCTTGGCGTACACAAGGAAGTAGTCGGCCCCTTCGGCGCCCACGATGAAGCGTTTCTGGCCATTGATGACAAAGTGGTCGCCCTTGTCCTCGGCGGTTGTCGTGGTGCCGAAGAAGTCCGACCCGCCCCGGGGTTCGGTGAGGCATTCGGCGGCGAAGATTTCTCCGCTCAGAAGCGGCTTGACGTAACGCTCCTTCTGGGCGTCGGTGCCGTGCAGGATGATGGCGTCGCAGACCAACTCGGCACCCACCCCGAAGACGCAGGCAAAAATGTAGCCCAGGGTGCCCACCTCCTCCATGACCATGCATGTGGAGACCCAGTCCATGCCGCGGCCGCCCCACCTCTTGGGGTAGCGGCAGCCGAACAGGTTGCGCCGGCCGGCTTCGCGCAGAAATTCTTTGGGGAACTGGATCTTGTCCTGGTCCATATCGAGGATCATCTGCCGCGGCACCCAGCGCACCAGGTCCCGCACCTCTTCGCGCAATTTTTTTTGTTCGTCGGTCATCATGAAATCAAACATTTTTGCCCTCCTCCTGTTCCAGTTCGTCGCGCCGGAGCGTTATTTTTTCCAGCATTTCCAATATTTCCGATTCGAACAACCTGAGTTCTGCCATGCGTTGGCGGATCTCTCGCAAACTGCGGTCCGCATAGCGCAGGGTGCGCCGGATCTGTTCCCGCTCATCGATGCCGTCGGAAATCAGTCCGATCATGTCGGCGATCTCCTCGAGGGTGAAGCCGAAGCGCTTGCCCCGCAAAATCAACTTGAGGCGCGCGCGGTCCCGCTTGGTGAAGAGGCGGTGGCCGCCGTTGGTGCGGCTTGGCGCCAGCAAGCCCTTCTCTTCGTAAAAGCGGATGGTGCGGGTGCTGATATCGAATTCGCCGGCCAGTTGGCTGACGGTCCAGGTCGGTTCGTCGTTTGGGATGGACATGTCAGGAGCCTGTGTGAAGTTAACGTTAACGTTAACATTTCATGGGGGTGATCCGTATGTCAACAGGAAAGTGATCGGTGCCTGTTCGCCACCCCGGCGTTGGCGTCGGTTGGTTCAAGGATTACATCCCTGAAAGTTTCGCGGAAATGCGGAAATGATTTGATCATCCGGTCCGCCTCAATATAGAACCAGCCATCTGGTGATGATGTGATGAAAACAGGAGGCTTCCATGCGATTACTCCTCATCGAGGACGATGCCAAAATCGCATCCTTTATCACGGTGGGGTTTAGACAGGAGGGCTTTGCGGTCGACCATGCCTCGGACGGCCGGGAAGGTCTCCAGTTTGCCCTCAACGCCGACTATGACGCGGCCATCGTGGATATCATGCTTCCTGGAGATCTCGACGGTCTGGAGGTGATCGAGCAGCTCCGGCAGCAGGGCATCCGGACGCCGGTGTTGATCCTGAGCGCCAAAAGATCCCTTGGAGACCGGATCAAAGGCATCGAAACCGGCGGGGACGACTACCTGG
This Desulfatitalea tepidiphila DNA region includes the following protein-coding sequences:
- a CDS encoding SHOCT domain-containing protein → MTQKVEIVPGKLTARGAAIGTWVVSLLMLFGLVMAVVVLMETSFSSEPGLAILMCLFWLVWMGACIGIIVQFRRVVRASRQSGTDTLAELRFDPPDASGGAPGDLAPGADIEARLRHLDKLRHSRLIDEEEYIAQRARILQEL
- a CDS encoding acyl-CoA dehydrogenase family protein → MFDFMMTDEQKKLREEVRDLVRWVPRQMILDMDQDKIQFPKEFLREAGRRNLFGCRYPKRWGGRGMDWVSTCMVMEEVGTLGYIFACVFGVGAELVCDAIILHGTDAQKERYVKPLLSGEIFAAECLTEPRGGSDFFGTTTTAEDKGDHFVINGQKRFIVGAEGADYFLVYAKTDPAAEPHKALTCFIVDRGPGVRVDYIYGLMGSRGGGAGRVVFKDVRVPKENIVGRLNGGYAVFNTMMIPERLGTAAMTIGAARPALTVATGYTTRRKAFGQPIAQFQGVSFQVAEAAMLLDAARSMIYTTARMVDSGVPARETRRMVSQAKKFVTESCQKVAHNAMQVMGGIGYTNVFPVERIARDLRLASIWTGSNEVMSMIIAHEWYKEYLASKAKKAERDYENDAAEAFAEGEKIYE
- a CDS encoding MerR family transcriptional regulator, which produces MSIPNDEPTWTVSQLAGEFDISTRTIRFYEEKGLLAPSRTNGGHRLFTKRDRARLKLILRGKRFGFTLEEIADMIGLISDGIDEREQIRRTLRYADRSLREIRQRMAELRLFESEILEMLEKITLRRDELEQEEGKNV